The window gagagagagaatgagtgaagagagagagaggaagaggggaagggtatgtatgacatatgggtcccacaatttttttaaaaaaaatgctgaccggattgccacgcgtacgccacataggacaaaaccgctctggattgggtcgaggggggtaattcgtccagtATTAAAAGTTCAGGGTGAGCAATGTCCGGTGTTtgggttcaggggggtaattcagacgaccgcgatagttcaggggggtaattcgtactttttccttaattaTATCTACCTTTTTAATAGTCGTGCCCAACTCGAAAACTCTCTATAttctgggacagagggagtagtatagtaagcaactattgtatgaattggctattagaacgactatagatgaattgaagctagtaatgggctatactattaaacttgctctaagggtcTCTGGATCTCAGTTGGATCGTGTCCGAATATACTTGTAccactactagtagtagctgTTAAGTGTTAGGGCAACCACAATGTATGAAAAAAGTGACCTTAAGGCAATGATTACACTTGTAAAGTGAGCCATATACATTGTGTAAAGTAGCATTAGCTTAGAGTGCACCTTATATTTAAGGTCTACcacaagcaaaaagaaaatattttctctctcattcacTTCATGATCAAGAGATGAAACAATTATTTTTCCATTCTATGTGGGTTCATCTTGTGACTAAATTCTAACCATAGCATTGTGGGTATTGGCTTTAAGGACATCCACAATGTGGTGCAAAAGTAGTCCATAAGCAATAGAATATTCCATTCAGCCATCTATTACCATTGTGCaactagtccatatagaaaaaataacaaaaggtatccatatgcatatggactacccatatggaataaattatattatctatctctactcctctctcttctcctaatgATACCttgtatacatatacattgTGGAGATTGTTATAGGTAAAAACTATTTACGTGGGTCACATCTATATGGATCACTTTGCAATATACATTGGTGATACCCTAACAATGATTCACAATTCATAGAGCCCACCTTAAGATTACACTACATATGGCGGTTGCTGTTGCTTGCCCCTACCAGATACCTAGTCCTAGCATGCAGATCTTGTTATCGCACAGTCGCATAGTATTGACCGCTGCAGGCTACGCGTCAAAGCTCCTTTGACCTGCCAATCGCCGGGGCCGCTGATGGTCGGATTATGCGGCACGTTCATGTCAGGGCAAACTGCTGACTCGGTATGTTCATGTTACGGTGGACAATCATCAGGTAACCTAACTGATGTCCAGTATGCCTCATAGCCTTCACTGTTGCCACATTGGAGATTTTGGAGCATTGGCGAAAAGGCAAGTGGACTAAACTGTGGGCCATTTTCTTCATCACCTTTGTTTTGGGGCAAAATGGTGTATAACGCCGTCGAAGTATAATGACAGGGCTGAATGTGTTCTTATGCACGATATGTTCCTTCTGTTAAATACttcccgtttcatattataagactttctagtattatccatatttatatatatattaatgaatctacacATGTctggattcattaacatctatatgaatgtaggcaatgctaaaaagtcttgtaacctgaaacggatgtaGTAACATGTAGGAGTATTTTACTACTTCTTTGTTTTCACCAAAACTCCAAAACGTACCAAAAAAATATCTTCCAATGTGAAGGCAAAACATACCCTGTTGTCTGTTGACGATGAGAACGGTTTGTCCACCTTTACACTGTTGAACGGTGAGCAATAACACCAACAGGAAGTTGATTTTAGTTCCCGTGTCAATGAATGCAATGATGCATCCACGACCCATGCATCTTGCTTGGTTGTACAGAACTCCGCTCTGCAACATGTAAAGTTCAACCTGCAGACCAACCATGTTGTTCAACAGTAGCCCTGTACAAGCAGTCAACCACAGGTAGCACGTTATGTTCAGGCCTTCAGGCCAATTCTGcgtgggaaaaaaaagaagcaaaattaaaaatataagggCCACCACGCATGACGCATGAATGCCATATTATCATATTATGATACTGAAACTCTCATGCTTGAAGGGAAATTGCTGATTGATAAGTACATTCTAAGACTGCCCCCAATATTTCTTAAGTCAGAAATCAAAGAGAAGCGTGGTTTTCGTAAACTACAGAATATGAGCTATCTCGCAAACTCCAGAAAGAAACTACCAAGCAGAACAACTGGAGCACACAattatattatactccctccgtttcagattgtaaaactttttagcGTTACTCATATTAATTTagaagttaatgaatctagacacatatatatgtctagattaattaacatctatatgaatatagacaatgctagaaagtcttacattgtgaaacggaggaattaTAAGCCTAACTTTGACACCAAAATCTATGAACGAAAAATTAACAGCAGGTGCACTCGTTATTTCCTTAATATTGGCAGCACAATGCTTCGTGCCAGCAGTGACCAGTTACCCATTTGCTACCCAGCAACCAAATAACCTGCAAAACATAAGAATGAACATGCAGATGTCCATGGCAGCATTTGTGTTCCCATCGGCCGTTTGCAACCAATCACATGTTTCTTTTAATCAAAACCAATGATATGCTTAACAAAAACCAACACTCAGCTCCTTATACAAAGAAAACCATACCAAGAAAAGAGACGACTTCAGTACACCACAAAATCACAGGAAAAAGCAGTTATtgatcacccccccccccccccaacacacacaccaaaaaaaaaaactcagtcATTAAAACCAACAGTCTCTACTAGCAAAAAGCAAGATACATATGCCAATATGCAACCTCCATAATATAATGATGgacatcttttctttttctttttgctttgtTTGAGGAATTGGGTTTGCCATCTATACCCTATTATTGGAAACTAACAACTCACTagcacatgatttttttaattattttttagacttttatttttaaattttatgaaTAGACCATTCCAAAAagtatttccaaatctgaaccTTTTGGCCACGCCACCATGGTTGGCGTGGCTAAACAACGCAATATTTTTGGAatggtctattaataaaattaaaaaataaaaaaaatcccaccACATTAGGCTAAGATCAGCATACCTAGCCAGTTTGATCATTTGCAGTTGCAAACTTTGCAGATTGTTGGATTTCTTTTATCGTCCCTCTACCTGTGCAGATGTAGAGATGCTCAGATGCCCTATCTGTCTTCTTTAGCAGCGCATCAACATGATCGGCTCCTGGGAATATCAATATTGACTTGGCCAAATCAATGACTACTGGAGCTCTGTGGCCTTGCAATACTCGCACTCCAAATACACCGACCTTCAGGCTAATGGCCAGGCATGGTGCAGTGGCGGTAGATTGAGATTTTCTTGACACTGTGGCCAGTACTTTCCTGATTTAGCATACTTGAGGTTTCAAGCATTGAACCTTTTCTCATCCGCAGGACATCAATGCTTCTAATGTTCAGGCATTGGTGCATAAGAGGGCATGGCTTCCAAGCATTCTCATGTGAAATTATGCAGtaatgtttttaaaaaaagtatgttTTATGTTTTCTCCTCCAGGGTGAAAACACATCTTGCAATTGTTTGCTAATCTATTGATCTCTTCTATCTGAATTCCagctatagatggccatgtgggccgcccggcacggcacggcccaggcccggccgtgcctgggccgaggcttgtcgggccggcacggcccgaccgacgcaccgggccgtgccgtgccagcccacgtgccgcactcacagcccaggcacggcccaacacgcctcgggccgtgccgggccggcccgaaggcacgatgggccatcgtgcttttcctcagaataagtctaaatTTTCTCCCTCCTATTGGGCTATGACATTGTATAgctaaaaaaagtctattttacctccctcttctttgtgatgtggtatataaatagctaaaataagtctatttaaggtccctattctttagacattgacatttatatgtctatttttagtccctatacttTGTGTATCGGGTCTGGCCTGCCAGCCCATCGTGCCAGGCCAGCCcgaccgtgccgggccagcccagcgtgctggtgaggaggcccaggcacggcccgacggtcgggccgggccggcacgggcccgacccaagtcgggccgtgccgtgcttgggccgggccaaaaaggcgtgccgtgggccgggccttcgggcctcgggccttatggccaactataaTTCCAGCAGATGCTGCAAGAATACCATCAAAGAAAGTTGACAACAAATGATCAGAACCTGACAGTGGCAGTTCTTTTTAGATAACAAGTTTGCATCTCAAAAACATGCTTGAAGGTCCTTACCAGTCACCATAAATCATTTGGTACACAGCTTTGGAACCTATCATTCCAAACTGCAATTGCACTAGTAGAGATAAAGAAAAAATCTCTGTAGGAGCCCGCTCAAAGACTGAAACAAAAGATAAAACCAAGAACACTAACTGTTATACTCAAACAATTGAGTGAATTTCATGTTCAGACTCAGAATACATACCAATAATCAAGTGATATTTGCAGTTGGACTCATCATAGGACCACCTATGAGTACTTTTAAAACTGATATGGTGCTCTGAAGGCAAGAATTCACTTCTGTAACTAAGCCTCAGGATGAACATAATCTCAAATGTTTCGAGAACATCAAATGTCAATTACAGTCTTATTTCTCGTTGCAAACGTCTATATTTCTCTTGCATTCTCAAGAGTTTCCGTGAAAGCTCCTGATTCCCTGTCAGCATCAACCCGTTCAACACACGGTTGAACATGAACCTTCTAGGCAGATAACCTCTATCCACCATTTCTTCCACCATCCTTGCAGCCAGTACCATGTCCTCAGCCCTCTTGCGCATAAACATAGCACTTATTATGATGTTGTATGTGTCTTGGTTGGGCAGGCACTCCTCTCCTTTACTCATCTTCTCAAACAAATCCAAACCCTTTTCCATCTCCCCTTCCTCAAATAAATACCTTATAAGAACATTGTATGTCTGAACGATGGGTTCGCAGCCTCCATTCTTCATCCTCTCCAACAGCTTCAAACCTCGGTCAATCTTCCCAGCATGGCAGAGGCCTCGGATCAACACAGTGTATGTAACCACGTTAGGGACATAGCCCTTAACACGCATACCATCAAACACCGTTACTGCATCCTCCACATTACCCTTCTTGCAGATCACCTGAATAAGCGCATTGTAGGTAGCAACCGATGGAGCACACCCTTCTTTAGCCATTTCATCAAACACCTTGCGAGCTTTCTCCAGCTGCCCGGCAACACCCAGCCCATGAACCATGGTAGTGTACGAGACGACGTCGGGCTTACAGCTCTCGTCTTTACTCCCCCTCTTCTTCATCTGGAGGAAGAAGTCCCATGCGTGCCGTAGCTGTCCAGCACGGAAGAAGCCTTTAAGGATGATGTTATAGGTGGTCTTCGTGGGGGCAATACCGGACTCGACCATCAGCCGCAGCACGTCGAGCGCGCGGGAGGTGTCCTTGACGCGGCACCATCCGTCGGCGAGCGTGTTGTACGTCACCACGTCGGGGGTGAAGCGCTGCTCAAGAGCGCGGACGAGGGAGGCGGCCTTGCCGGCGTGGCGCGACTTGGACAGAGCGTCGAGGAGGGAGTTGAACAGGGGGAGGTCCTGCGCGACGCGGTGGGAGCGGTGGAGCGAGAGGAAGAGGCGGACGGCGAGGTCGGGGCGGCGCTGCGACACGGCGAGGCGCTCGAAGAGGATGGGGAAGGTGCGCGGGGTGAaggcgaggcggtggcgcgggaaGAGGCCGAGGATGGAGTTGGTGAgctggcgcgggcggcggaggcgcgcggAGAGGTCGAGCGCGAGGTCGAGCGTGGAGGGACCCACggcgtgcgcgcgcggcgggaggtggaggagcgaGTGGAAGAAGAGgagcgcgcgcggcgcgtggTGCCAGAGGAGCTTGAGGACGGAGTCGGCCACGGGGGTCgggagcgacggcgcgacggcgaggagggacgCCGAGAGGGAGCGCGTCGAGGCCGGCGTGAGGGCGGACGAAGGGTGGTtcagcacgacggcggcgatctGGCGAGGGCACGGAGCTGGTGCGGCCGAGGTCGGTGTCGGCGGTGggcggggcagc of the Oryza sativa Japonica Group chromosome 2, ASM3414082v1 genome contains:
- the LOC4330315 gene encoding pentatricopeptide repeat-containing protein At1g74900, mitochondrial encodes the protein MPPLPRPPPTPTSAAPAPCPRQIAAVVLNHPSSALTPASTRSLSASLLAVAPSLPTPVADSVLKLLWHHAPRALLFFHSLLHLPPRAHAVGPSTLDLALDLSARLRRPRQLTNSILGLFPRHRLAFTPRTFPILFERLAVSQRRPDLAVRLFLSLHRSHRVAQDLPLFNSLLDALSKSRHAGKAASLVRALEQRFTPDVVTYNTLADGWCRVKDTSRALDVLRLMVESGIAPTKTTYNIILKGFFRAGQLRHAWDFFLQMKKRGSKDESCKPDVVSYTTMVHGLGVAGQLEKARKVFDEMAKEGCAPSVATYNALIQVICKKGNVEDAVTVFDGMRVKGYVPNVVTYTVLIRGLCHAGKIDRGLKLLERMKNGGCEPIVQTYNVLIRYLFEEGEMEKGLDLFEKMSKGEECLPNQDTYNIIISAMFMRKRAEDMVLAARMVEEMVDRGYLPRRFMFNRVLNGLMLTGNQELSRKLLRMQEKYRRLQREIRL